A region from the Acyrthosiphon pisum isolate AL4f chromosome A1, pea_aphid_22Mar2018_4r6ur, whole genome shotgun sequence genome encodes:
- the LOC100164826 gene encoding 39S ribosomal protein L35, mitochondrial-like (The RefSeq protein has 1 substitution compared to this genomic sequence), translated as MFRRACGSILSGVRLMRLQVENVSNKTTGSLNKCLNNFETNRYYSSILSSNFKSTEGIMNKNIPIAQSSIMFDFNLQQKRNLTKFSLQKGKRKTVKTVVDRFYRLGWGIWIRTKCGRQKKLWKKPAARKRRLRQHVFCNAKQSTLLDKMTTKYWKKRRFYPDDPYEPYHDREEYPFTRKTPIS; from the exons ATGTTTAGACGAGCCTGTGGTTCTATTTTATCCG gtGTTCGCCTTATGCGCCTACAAGTAGAGAATGTTTCAAGTAAAACTACAGGTTCTTTAAATAAGTGCCTTAacaattttgaaacaaataggtactattCGTCCATTTTATCCTCCAATTTTAAATCAACAGAAggaattatgaacaaaaatatacctattgctCAATCTAGTATAAT GTTTGATTTCAACCTTCAGCAAAAGAGAAATCTAACAAAGTTCTCTTTACAAAAAGGGAAAAGGAAAACTGTGAAAACAGTTGTAGATAGATTTTATCGCCTAGGATg gggtATATGGATTCGAACTAAATGTGGACGACAAAAGAAGTTGTGGAAAAAACCAGCTGCTAGGAAACGAAGATTGAGACAACACGTGTTTTGTAATGCCAAACAGTCAACGCTTTTAGATaaaatgacaacaaaatattgGAAGAAAAGGAGGTTTTATCCAGATGATCCATATGAACCTTACCATGATAGAGAAGAATATCCATTTACCAGAAAAACTCCAATATCTTAG